AGTCTTTCGGCACCGCGGTGTTCCAGCTGATGGTGTTGAGCGCCCGCTTCGCGATCTCGTCGTCGGCTGTCCTATTGGCGCCGAAGGGCCGGACCTCAATTTCCTGGGCGATGCCTCTGACCCCCTTGACCCTTCGGACGACATCTTCGGCGGTGGCCCTCTGGGCATAGGTCGGCACGTGTCCCGTGAGTGTGACGACCCCGTCTTCGACAGCGACGCCGATATTGGCGGCATCGATGCTCGGCTCGAATTCGAGTTCATCAATGATGTCTTGTCTCAAAATGATGTCGTCCATGTCGTAACCTCCTCTTGGCGACTTGACGTCCCAATCGTAGCGGCGTCGAGATTTCACGCATTGACGCGCATCAATTGCTGGACCGGCAGGCGATAGACACTGTGACATCCCTGTCGCAAAACCTGAGAAATATCGATGCGAACGATCGCCCCACGCGCCATTAGGGCCGAACGCGGCGACGGCGCCCCCCCGCCCATCCGAACCACAACCCAAGGAGCCTGGCCTCCTGTCTCTTTAAATCACTCTGCAGCTCGAGTATCACGCGGGCAATCTCATGCGCATCTCGATCAGCATCGATCCGTTGCCATGTGATGCCGTCCGTGTCGGCGACAAGCTGTCGCGCGAGTACCTCCAAGTCGGCATCGGAGGGACTGACAGTCCTTGAGGCCACGCGCCGGCGCAGTAGTGACGCTTTCGCGTCGAGCCAGACCGCCGTGCATGGCACGCCGGCTTCACGCGCGACGGCCTCTATGCGCGCCCGGTTGGCCTCTCTGTCGAACACCGCATCGGCGACGACTGAGCCGCCGGCGCGCAGAATCGCGAGGGTGCGGCGCGCCATCTCGCCATAAACTTTCTCTGAGACTTCCGGGCGATAGGCGGCTGGCCCAAGCCTTTCCTCGGCTTGAACGCCGTGCATTGCCTTGCGAATGCCGTCGCTTTCGACGATCCGCGCTCCAGGTGGCGACCCAGAACGTGGGGCCAACATCTCTGCCACCGTCGTTTTGCCTGAACCGCTGAGGCCGCCGATCACGATCAAACGCGCCGGCTTCATCACGATCAGAGAACGAGCGAGGTCGAAATAGGAGCGCGCCTCGGCGGCAAGTTTGTCCGTGGCCGCGGCGCTGCTTTCCTCGACCTGCGTGGCGATGACGTGGGCCCTCACCGCCGCGCGTATGGCCATAAAATAGGGCAACAGCACGAAGCCCTCATCGTCATCCGTTGCATCAAGATATCGGTTGGCCACCAGATTTGCGAACTCGGGGAAGCCACGGTGCCACAGGTCCATGAGAAGAAAGGCAAGGTCGTAAAGCGTATCGACGGTGGCGATCTGATCGTTGAACTCGATGCAGTCGAAGAGCCGGGGCTCGTGGTTGATCATGCAAATGTTGCGCAGATGCAGATCGCCATGGCACCTCCTGACCTTGCCGGCGACCTCGCGAGCATCGAGCAGCGATGCGTCAGCCGTGAGCCTCTTCTCGAACGCACGGTTGAAATCCTCAAGCTCGTGGGCTCCGAAGACCCGGCTGGTTGCAAAGCCGGCAGCGTTGATGCGAAGTACGCCGGCAATGTTCGCAGAACCGGAGCCCTGGTGAATGGTCGGAGCACCGCGATGAAAACGGGCGATCATGCGGGCTGCTCGGGTTATGAGCTCGGCGGTAAGACGACCGTCAACGGCCACCGCGCGCTTCATCTTAAATGCACGGTCACCGATCAGGAAAACATAGGAGATGTGCGTCTCGATCCTCTCGACCGCAGTAGCACCGCGAAGGTCCTGCAGAAACGTGATGACCTCCGATTGATCTTCGGCAAGCATGTTCTCGCCTCATCGTTCTTGGCGTGGGGACATTGCCTCGCGAACTCGAATTGCTGCCACTTCGACTGTGCCAGTTCTTTACCGAATTTTGATCATCATGAATCCCATCAGATACCGCTTCATTGATGCGAATCAACGAATGGGGGTGCGGTGACGGTAAGATGAGTGTTTGTCCGGCTGCTCTCGCGATTAGCCAATCGTGCCCATCGGACAGCGAAGTCCGGAGATTCAGAATGGAGAATTGGAGACTTGGAGATGAGTGAGGCCTGGAACCTGTCGATTTCGCCGGAGATGGTGTGTTACCTCATCGGCCGGTTCTTGCTTGGCCGGATAATGGTAGGGAAAAAATGCAACCGGTGCAGTCAACTTGCATTGATGTGCGTCAACGCAGGTCGCGCATTCGCGTGTCAGACCTCGATCAACCGAACGGCCCCGAGAAATCGTCTCTTTTGCCAGGTCCCGGCGGCAGCCGACGTTGAAGAGTCCGCCTCGAGTTCGTCGGCTCTTCCGGTTTCGTATGCTTCCAGGCCCGTCCATTGGCCTTCGAGATCTGCAATTGATCGCACAGGGGCAACAGTGGTCGCATGAAACCGTCCCGAACAGACACCTTGGGCAGCCCATCATGGCAAGATCTCCCCCTCCGTATAGGCCATGATCCCGCAGGTTGTTTCGATGTCAAAAAGTGTACCGGCGATATCCCGCGTACGTTCGCCGAACACACGAGCACTTGGCGCACGATCTCGCCCAGCACCTTTTGCCCACTCGGACGACGCAACGTTGATGTTCATCAAAGTGGAAAGCGCAAAGATGCTGCACAGTGCGGTAAGCAGGGAGAGCTAGGAGGACGTGGTGAGCAAATCTACACACGACGCGGTCGTCGCAGATATAGGTGAGACGCATATGCGCTTTGCTGTCGCCAATAGCGACAAGCTGTCGATTGACCATTATGTGCAGTTCGTCAACTATGCGTTTGCCTCCGTGGCCCAAGCTCTGACTGCGTACCTCAAGTCCATTCCCAGCTCTCCCCCGGCGCTTGCCATCGCAATTACCAACGGCGCACCGACCCTTAGCGCCGAGCTCGAGCGCACACTGATTGCCACACGCATCAAAAGCGATGTCACACCGCGCGTCACAATCGTCGACCCGCTCGATGCGCTTTCACTCGCGCTACCCGATTTGGGTCCGCACGACATCGAACGCATCGGCGGAGAAAATGCCGATGTCGGCGCACCGAAGGCCGTCATCAGTGTCGGCAACGCGCTCGGGGTTGCGACTGCGAGCCAAGCCAATGGCGCCTGGGCGGCATTCCACGGTCATGCAGGAAACATATCCTTTGCGCCTCAGACGCAAGAGGAGCTCGATATTCTCAAGCGAATCCGGGGCAATACGGATTATGTTTCGGTCGAACATCTGCTGTCGGCCCCGGGGCTCAGCCATCTCTATGAACTACTGCTCGAAATTTCCGGCCAGATTGCGCGTTCCATTCCGGCGACAGAAATCGTCGATGCCGCCGGTGAGGGCGACACCATTGCCGCGGACGCGCTGAACCACTTCACAACCTGGCTTGGCAGGTTTGCAAGCGACGTCGCGCTGATCTACGACGCCCGCGGCGGCATCTATCTCTGGGGGGCCCATCCTGCGGAGAATGGAAAGTGTGCTCAGGCACGATCACTTCCGCGCCGCCTTCGTCGCCAAAGGAAAACGCTTACCCTGGCTGGAGGGGATACCGGCTTTCCTCATTCGCAGCGAAGACGCCATATTACGGGGCGCAGCGATGGCGCTCTCCCGGCAGAGAGGCTGAGATGCGCGACGTATCGCTTTACAATTCGAGAGCTAGTCCGCGCAAGCACGCTTCAGCGCCGCTTTTTTCACACTACAAGTGGCACTTCATGCGCAGCCGGCACGCTATGGCCGAAACTCAGTACTCGTCTGCCTGCCGGTGAGCGCACTGCTCTTGCTCAGGAGGTCGCTGAGGAGCGACGCAATCATCAGCGCGATGACGCGGGATTTGCTGGGCTTCGTCATTCTGGGGTCCACGGACACCTTCATCGTTACCGAGACCGATGACCGCCGCGCGCCACGAGAAGCATAGACCAGTGCGCTGGCCGTCGTAAAAACGAAGACGGGCAGTTTCTCAACCCGCCTTCGCTTTTGACGCGGATCAATAAGGCGCATCATGGGGAGCACGAGATCGATGCTCGACGACGCGAGAACCCCGTTTTGATGGCGCGGTGAGCGCGACACGATCGAAAACATCGTAGATTCAAGAAAGGTGGACATCATGGTGGCGACGAGAATTCCCCATGGCAGTTGGTTCCTGATTTGCGATGGGGCCAAGGCCCTCATCCTGCGCAACCAGGGCGATGCAGAACTGCTCAATCTTGTTCCGGTCGACGTCCTGTCCGAGCATCAACCGCCGACGCGGGATCTCGGAACGGATCGTCAGGGTCGCTATCAGGCGCAAGGCGGTGCGCGAAGCGCGATGCAGGAAACGGACTGGCACGATCAGGCCGAGAAAGCATTTCTTGCGCAGATCGCCGGGCAACTGGGCGATTCGATGCGCGACAATGGCGTTACCAAACTTGTTCTCGTTGCGCCGCCGCGCGTGCTCGGCATCCTGCGCAAGCGCTTGGACCCATCGACACGTGCCGCGGTAAGCGCCGAAGTGGCAAGGGATCTGGTAAAGTTCCCGATTCCGGAAATCGAGCACTATCTCTCGGCATGAGATTTGCGCCAGGCGAGTGAGGGTCGTCGCGATCTCGGCGAGGCCTCACAAAGCCGGCACCGGCCTCAACGTTGCCTCGACCGGTATTGGCGCAGGCTGGCGAAACGAAAGTCTTCGACGGCCGCGCGGAGCATCAGCATCTCCCCGATCGTCTCGTAGTTCATCATGCCCACGAGGCGTCGGTCACGGTTGATGACTGCCGCGGCAGGCGCATTTCCGCTCTGCATAATGCGCAAGCTCTCATCGACCGGGGTCCCTTCGTCAATTGTCGGGATGTCCTTGCGCATGACGGTCCGCACGGGTGTTTCCGGACCGTTTTCCTTCATGGCACCGATGATTCCGTCACGTGTCAGCAGCCCCTCGAACTGCCCATCCCGGTCGACCACCGGAAATTCATTCTGGCTGGTCGCAAGCAGCATCTCGACCGCCTCGTCGACGCGCGCTGCTGTATCAAGCACCGTAAATTCCGTCACCATCACGTCGCCCACAGTGACGCCGCCGGAAATCGCCTGTAACTCGCTGCTCTGCGCTTCCGCTTCCGCCGCGAGATAGACGAAGATCGCAATGAGGATGAGCAGCGGATTGTAGAACAGCCCAGCAAGGCCCATCGCGAAGGCGGCTGCCTGCCCGATCGCGGCGGCAACTCTCGTGGCGCGCACCCTGGACCAGCGCCAGGCCAGAACAGCGCGCAAGACGCGGCCACCATCCATTGGAAAGGCCGGGATCATGTTGAACAGAACGATGAAGATATTGACGCCGGCAAGCCTCGCAAAGAAGTCGACGCGGGGGTCCTGTGGCTTGGCAAGTTCATCGAGGCCGACGGCGCCTCCAATGACCATGATGAGCAAGGCGGCGATCACGACATTGACCAGGGGACCTGCGATCGCAATCACCAGTTCCTGGGATGGCTTGCTCGGATTGCGCTCCAGTCGCGCCACGCCGCCGATCGGCAAGAGAGTTATGTCAGGCGTCTTGATGCCGTATCGGCGCGCAGCGGCGATGTGCCCGAATTCGTGCAGGACCACGCATGCGAAGACGCTGACGATGAATGCGACGCCTTCCCAGGCTGCGGGCGCCCCACCGATCTGGTAGTGCATCAGCCAGACCCAGATGAGCAGGAGCACGAACGTCATATGCACACGGATTTCGGTTCCCGCGACAGTCCCAAGCTTCACTGACCATTCCATGTCATCTCACTCGCTGATGACCGAAGCAGCGGAAGCCCGTTGACCCATGACGTGCGACGGGCACGAAACGGGCAGGTCGCCCGACACGCAAGCGGTTCTTGCTTTTATTCGACTTCAAAATTCCTGCGCGCAGGATATCGACGGATACCCCCTCGGCAACTTCCAGCACGTCTCGGATTTGACAGGCAGATGTGGCGGCCCCGCCGTTGATCGCCGTCAGATAATCGCCCGTCCTCAGGCCGATTAAGTGGGCGAGACTGCCAGTCGCAACGTCGACCAAGACCGGCCCTGTCGGCGCGCAAGCCGCTGAGACCGTCGGTGATGGGAAGCCAATGGTAACTGACTCGAGGATGCCCTCGTCTACGCTAAGTCGATCGTCTTCGCCTGGATCGGAAGACGTCAAATTGAGCATCTGCGACTTTTCTCCACGGCGGATATCGAGCGTGATGCGGGCGCCGGCCGGAAGCAAGCTGATTGCGTTCCTGAAGGCGGCCTCCGTCCGGAGCGTACGGCCATCGAGCGCCACGATGAAGTCGCCAAGCCGCAGGGCTTGCCGTTCCGCGGCCGAGTCGCAAGCGAGCTCGTTCACGACAAGCCTTAGCGCCTCAGCGGTCCCTCCGCCCTCGGCGTCCATCGCGGTCGTCACGGAAAGGTCGAGCCGACCACGCTTGTATTCTCCGTAAGCGATCAGCTCGCGCACGATTTGCACTGCTATGTCCAAGGGGATCGCGAAGGCTATGCCGGTGCTTGCTTCGCTGGGCGCGGGAATTCCGCGCGTGATGCCTATGATCTCACCGGAGGAGTTGACGAGCGCGCCGCCCGAGCTCCCGGGATTAACGGGCGCACTCAGGCCCGGTTCACTTCCGACCGCTTCAGCGGGAGGGCCAATGGCACCGAATATAACGGCAATCACCAGCAGCCTTGAGATCTCTTGCATGTTCGCGCTCCAACCAGCGCCAGGATTTCAGCCGCCTTTGCATTCCAATGCATTGACCCGCATCAATTCGGGCTTCTGCGGCAGCCCGGCGGCGCTGGCAACACGGCGGATCGGCCCGATTTTGACGGGCATCAAAGACACCTTGCGACGCTTAGCGGAATGTACGCTTCAAATGCCAATCTGCGTTCAGGGATTGGACCTTCTTGGAGGGATCGCCGCAGCGGCGCGGTAACCCAGCGAGCTCGAGATGCGCACCGCGAATGCCTGAGCACATGATCCGCCGGAGCGAGCATGGCCATGGCCTATTCCGTCAACCTCATCAAGCCCCCTCAGGTCGACCAAACCTATCGATTGATAGAAGCCGTCGGCTACGGGGTCGACGTGGCCGGATGGCGTGAACTCTGTGCGACGACTTTTGCGAGAAAATATATAACGCCCTACTCCGAGGAGATCATAACGGTCGAAAACTCACGCGGTTACATCGCAGGTGTCTGCCTGATGCGCACCACACACCACGTATTGTACGGACGGCTTCTCGACGTGCCGGTCTTCATCATCATAAGTGCCGGAGACACGCCGGGCGTCTGTGATGCCCTTCTCGAATATTTGACGACGGCGGCTTGCGACAAACAGTGCGGCTTCATTCGCGTCGCAAGTCCTGACCCTGCCAATTGGCCCGGCCCGCCCGGCGGACCGCGGCGGCAGGACCGCGGAATCCTCATACCGGTGCAATGAACCATTGATCCTAATCTAAGGTCAATGCGGGGCGTCGAAAATGCCTAGACGTCCTGCCGAATCGCCCTTGCGCTGAAGACATATCCGACGCCTCTCACGGTTTTTATGAGCGCCGGGTTGCCAGGGTCTCGCTCGATCTTGCGGCGCGGCCGGGCGATCTGGGCATCGATGGTTCGATCGAAGGCTTCGAGGTTCCGGCCTCGGGTGAGATCCATCAATAGCTCGCGCTGCAACACACGGCCAGCATGGTTCACAAGCACACAGAGCATATCGAACTCGCCCGTCGTCAGAGAGATCTCCTTCCCGTCGTCAGCCAGCAATTGTCGGCGACCGACGTCAAGACGCCACCCCTCGAAGCTGTAGATTTCCGTTTGCGGCTCGCTGCTGCGGTTCAGCGATGCTCCTGGCTGCCGGCGCCGAAGGGCGCATTTCAGGCGCGCCAATACCTCGCGAAGATGGAAAGGCTTCGTGATGTAGTCGTCGGCGCCGAGCTCCAGCCCGACGATCCGATCGACGACGTCGTTGCGCCCGGTCAGCATGATAATCGGTATGTCAGAGGAGGCCCTTATGTCGCGCGCAAGTGCCAAGCCGTCCTCTCCGGGTAGGACTAGATCGAGCAGAATGATGTCGATTGGCAACTTCTACAGGCAACTGCGCATCTGCTGGCCATCGCCTGCCACGTTGACACAGTATCCCTCTTCTTCGAAATACCGAGCGAGCATCTCTTGGATTCTCGGGTCATCGTCGACGACGAGGATATGTTCGGGCGGCTTGGCCATGCAGTCCCTCGAGACGCTTCAGCCAACGCAGTTACAGTCGGTTCCAAAATCGAACGAATTGTAACACATCCGTCGCCGCACAGCGTTCAAATTCTTCGGTCT
The nucleotide sequence above comes from Sinorhizobium fredii USDA 257. Encoded proteins:
- a CDS encoding bifunctional aminoglycoside phosphotransferase/ATP-binding protein — protein: MLAEDQSEVITFLQDLRGATAVERIETHISYVFLIGDRAFKMKRAVAVDGRLTAELITRAARMIARFHRGAPTIHQGSGSANIAGVLRINAAGFATSRVFGAHELEDFNRAFEKRLTADASLLDAREVAGKVRRCHGDLHLRNICMINHEPRLFDCIEFNDQIATVDTLYDLAFLLMDLWHRGFPEFANLVANRYLDATDDDEGFVLLPYFMAIRAAVRAHVIATQVEESSAAATDKLAAEARSYFDLARSLIVMKPARLIVIGGLSGSGKTTVAEMLAPRSGSPPGARIVESDGIRKAMHGVQAEERLGPAAYRPEVSEKVYGEMARRTLAILRAGGSVVADAVFDREANRARIEAVAREAGVPCTAVWLDAKASLLRRRVASRTVSPSDADLEVLARQLVADTDGITWQRIDADRDAHEIARVILELQSDLKRQEARLLGLWFGWAGGRRRRVRP
- a CDS encoding glucokinase; the encoded protein is MSKSTHDAVVADIGETHMRFAVANSDKLSIDHYVQFVNYAFASVAQALTAYLKSIPSSPPALAIAITNGAPTLSAELERTLIATRIKSDVTPRVTIVDPLDALSLALPDLGPHDIERIGGENADVGAPKAVISVGNALGVATASQANGAWAAFHGHAGNISFAPQTQEELDILKRIRGNTDYVSVEHLLSAPGLSHLYELLLEISGQIARSIPATEIVDAAGEGDTIAADALNHFTTWLGRFASDVALIYDARGGIYLWGAHPAENGKCAQARSLPRRLRRQRKTLTLAGGDTGFPHSQRRRHITGRSDGALPAERLRCATYRFTIRELVRASTLQRRFFHTTSGTSCAAGTLWPKLSTRLPAGERTALAQEVAEERRNHQRDDAGFAGLRHSGVHGHLHRYRDR
- a CDS encoding baeRF12 domain-containing protein, which gives rise to MVATRIPHGSWFLICDGAKALILRNQGDAELLNLVPVDVLSEHQPPTRDLGTDRQGRYQAQGGARSAMQETDWHDQAEKAFLAQIAGQLGDSMRDNGVTKLVLVAPPRVLGILRKRLDPSTRAAVSAEVARDLVKFPIPEIEHYLSA
- a CDS encoding site-2 protease family protein, translated to MEWSVKLGTVAGTEIRVHMTFVLLLIWVWLMHYQIGGAPAAWEGVAFIVSVFACVVLHEFGHIAAARRYGIKTPDITLLPIGGVARLERNPSKPSQELVIAIAGPLVNVVIAALLIMVIGGAVGLDELAKPQDPRVDFFARLAGVNIFIVLFNMIPAFPMDGGRVLRAVLAWRWSRVRATRVAAAIGQAAAFAMGLAGLFYNPLLILIAIFVYLAAEAEAQSSELQAISGGVTVGDVMVTEFTVLDTAARVDEAVEMLLATSQNEFPVVDRDGQFEGLLTRDGIIGAMKENGPETPVRTVMRKDIPTIDEGTPVDESLRIMQSGNAPAAAVINRDRRLVGMMNYETIGEMLMLRAAVEDFRFASLRQYRSRQR
- a CDS encoding PDZ domain-containing protein, with amino-acid sequence MQEISRLLVIAVIFGAIGPPAEAVGSEPGLSAPVNPGSSGGALVNSSGEIIGITRGIPAPSEASTGIAFAIPLDIAVQIVRELIAYGEYKRGRLDLSVTTAMDAEGGGTAEALRLVVNELACDSAAERQALRLGDFIVALDGRTLRTEAAFRNAISLLPAGARITLDIRRGEKSQMLNLTSSDPGEDDRLSVDEGILESVTIGFPSPTVSAACAPTGPVLVDVATGSLAHLIGLRTGDYLTAINGGAATSACQIRDVLEVAEGVSVDILRAGILKSNKSKNRLRVGRPARFVPVARHGSTGFRCFGHQRVR